The DNA sequence GAAGACCGTTTCAAACACTATCCGCTCCGCTGCCCGGCCGTTTGATGTTTTTGGGCGGTGGAACGGAGATGAGTTTGTCGGTATTTTCAGGAATGTCGATGAAACTGGTCTTCGGGAAGCAGGCGAACGGTATCGGTTTCTCGTTGAAAATACGCTTATTTCCGCAGGAGGACGGCTGTTGAGGGCCACGGTTTCCATGGGCGCCACCTTGGCAAGCACCGATGATACGATGAAATCGCTGGTGCAAAGAGTGGAGGAACTCATGCGCCAGAGCAAAGAGGCCGGCCGCAACCGGCTCACTTCAGGGTAAAGCCCTATCTCTTTCTGTCCAGTCTTCTGTACTGCACTGCCTCGGCAATGTGCGTGGACATGATGGTTTCGCTTTCCGCAAGGTCGGCAATGGTTCTGGCGATTTTCAGGATCCGGTGATAGGAGCGCGCCGAAAGGCGCAGCCGGTTCACCGCCTCTTCGAGAAGATCCCGGCAGGCGTTGTCCAGAACACAGTATTTCTTGAGATCCCGGGGTGTCATCTGGCCGTTATTGTAGAAATTTTTGCGTTTGCTGAAACGCTCTTTCTGGATTGCCGAAGCGCTGGAAACCCTGCTTCGTATTTCAAAGG is a window from the Pseudomonadota bacterium genome containing:
- a CDS encoding ATP-binding protein, whose product is CPCGYLGDPNHECTCSAMQIQRYESRLSGPLLDRIDLHLEVPAVPFKKISAESSGESSFEIRSRVSSASAIQKERFSKRKNFYNNGQMTPRDLKKYCVLDNACRDLLEEAVNRLRLSARSYHRILKIARTIADLAESETIMSTHIAEAVQYRRLDRKR